One window of the Gallaecimonas xiamenensis 3-C-1 genome contains the following:
- a CDS encoding sensor histidine kinase, with protein CQPVHWQELLERLQGVVEFRVREVLPSNPGWADPAQLSQVLVNLLKNAAEAGSAAKDTELAIRAQPGWHCLEVSDRGSGMSEQVLTQALLPFYSTKKEGTGLGLALCREIVDAHGGRLSLENRATGGLRVKIWLPVPA; from the coding sequence TGCCAGCCGGTGCACTGGCAGGAGCTTTTGGAAAGACTGCAAGGGGTGGTGGAATTTCGGGTCCGTGAAGTGCTGCCCAGCAATCCCGGCTGGGCCGACCCGGCCCAGCTCAGCCAGGTGCTGGTCAACCTGCTGAAAAACGCCGCCGAGGCAGGATCGGCCGCCAAGGACACCGAGCTGGCCATTCGCGCCCAGCCCGGCTGGCATTGCCTGGAAGTGTCCGACCGGGGCAGTGGCATGAGTGAGCAAGTACTCACACAGGCATTATTGCCCTTTTACTCCACCAAGAAGGAAGGTACCGGCCTGGGCCTGGCCTTGTGCCGGGAAATCGTCGACGCCCACGGCGGCCGCCTTAGCCTGGAAAACCGGGCAACGGGGGGATTGAGGGTGAAGATCTGGCTACCGGTACCGGCATAG